A genomic segment from Spongiibacter sp. IMCC21906 encodes:
- the recQ gene encoding DNA helicase RecQ, with the protein MHIEANTIPKQSPAPHRQQLQEQALEILQHTYGYEAFRGPQSDIVQQVAGGGDALVLMPTGGGKSLCFQIPALLRSGTAIVVSPLIALMQDQVDALRQYGVRAACLNSSLSGSEAFEVEHRLRNGDLDLLYVAPERLMMPRMLELLDNSQLALFAIDEAHCVSQWGHDFRPEYIQLSILHQRYPGIPRIALTATADARTRQEIIQRLALESAVVFNNGFDRPNIRYRIAENQGNARDQLLRFIRNEHEHDAGIVYCLSRKRVDDTAAWLSSKGLTALPYHAGLSQEQRQQNQSRFLRDDSVIIVATIAFGMGIDKPDVRFVAHLNLPKSIEAYYQETGRAGRDGLPADAWMLYGLQDVITLKQMQQNSDANEAYKRIERHKLDAMLGLCELHDCRRQALLSYFDDPMDHACGNCDNCLTPPQTWDATIAAQKALSCVYRTGQRFGVNYLVDVLLGKEDDRIKQFGHNTLSTYGIGNELNNSEWRTLYRQLISRGLLSVDIESHGSVQLTEAARPILKGEQTLVLRKMLKASKTRQRNTTPMLASSNPALWEALRNKRKALAEEQGVPAYVIFHDATLMDMLERQPQTLEQLSRVSGVGERKLDAYGEAFLEVIQEHGGELANSSSDTASHSIELLCQGLSPLEIAHKRDITISTVYRHLAGAIRSGELELADAVVLDDKALQEIQFAFEHSEDGRLKPVFDFLDGEYDYGILECVKAAMHV; encoded by the coding sequence ATGCATATCGAAGCCAACACAATCCCCAAGCAAAGCCCGGCTCCCCACCGCCAGCAACTGCAAGAGCAGGCACTGGAGATACTCCAACACACTTACGGCTACGAAGCTTTTCGTGGCCCTCAAAGTGACATTGTCCAGCAGGTTGCCGGTGGCGGTGATGCGCTGGTACTGATGCCCACCGGCGGCGGCAAGTCCCTTTGTTTCCAGATTCCCGCCCTGCTGCGCAGCGGCACCGCCATTGTGGTGTCGCCCTTGATCGCGCTGATGCAAGATCAGGTCGATGCCCTACGGCAATATGGCGTGCGCGCCGCCTGTTTAAACTCCAGCCTCAGTGGCAGTGAAGCCTTTGAGGTCGAGCATCGTTTGCGAAATGGCGATCTTGATCTGCTTTACGTCGCCCCAGAACGCCTGATGATGCCCCGGATGCTGGAGCTGTTGGACAATAGCCAACTGGCCCTGTTTGCTATTGACGAAGCCCATTGTGTGTCCCAATGGGGACACGACTTTCGACCAGAATATATTCAGCTTTCCATTCTTCATCAACGCTACCCCGGCATCCCGAGAATTGCCCTCACCGCCACCGCTGATGCCCGCACTCGACAAGAGATTATTCAACGATTGGCACTGGAATCAGCCGTCGTTTTCAACAACGGTTTTGACCGCCCCAACATCCGCTATCGAATCGCCGAAAACCAGGGTAATGCCCGAGATCAATTGCTGCGGTTTATCCGCAACGAGCATGAGCACGATGCCGGTATCGTCTATTGCCTGTCTCGTAAACGGGTAGACGACACCGCAGCCTGGCTCAGCAGTAAAGGCCTGACAGCCCTGCCCTATCACGCGGGCCTAAGCCAAGAGCAACGCCAACAAAACCAATCTCGGTTTCTGCGGGATGATAGCGTCATTATTGTTGCCACCATTGCCTTCGGCATGGGAATCGACAAGCCCGACGTGCGTTTTGTCGCCCACTTAAACTTACCCAAAAGTATCGAGGCTTATTACCAAGAAACCGGCCGGGCCGGGCGCGACGGTCTTCCCGCCGATGCGTGGATGCTATACGGCCTGCAAGACGTCATCACCCTCAAACAAATGCAGCAAAACTCCGACGCCAACGAAGCCTACAAACGCATAGAGCGTCACAAACTCGACGCCATGCTAGGCCTGTGCGAACTGCACGATTGCCGCCGCCAGGCACTGCTCAGTTATTTTGACGATCCGATGGATCACGCTTGTGGCAACTGCGATAACTGTCTCACGCCGCCGCAAACCTGGGATGCCACCATTGCTGCCCAGAAAGCACTCTCTTGTGTCTACCGTACCGGTCAGCGTTTCGGGGTGAATTATTTAGTCGACGTATTGCTAGGCAAAGAAGACGACCGTATCAAGCAATTTGGTCACAACACCCTAAGTACCTATGGCATTGGCAACGAACTCAACAACAGCGAGTGGCGCACCCTCTATCGCCAGCTTATTTCCCGGGGGTTGCTGAGTGTAGATATTGAGAGTCACGGCAGCGTCCAACTAACGGAAGCCGCCAGACCTATTCTCAAAGGCGAGCAAACGCTGGTGCTACGCAAAATGCTCAAAGCGAGTAAAACCCGCCAGCGCAATACCACACCGATGCTTGCCAGTAGCAACCCCGCGCTTTGGGAAGCCCTACGCAACAAACGTAAAGCCTTGGCCGAAGAACAAGGTGTGCCAGCCTACGTCATCTTCCACGATGCTACGTTAATGGACATGCTGGAAAGACAGCCCCAGACCCTAGAACAACTCAGCCGGGTATCCGGGGTAGGCGAGCGCAAACTCGACGCCTATGGCGAAGCCTTTCTGGAGGTAATACAAGAACACGGTGGCGAGCTTGCCAATTCGTCTTCAGATACCGCCAGCCATTCTATTGAGCTGCTGTGCCAAGGTTTGAGCCCGCTGGAAATAGCCCATAAGCGCGACATAACCATTAGCACTGTTTATCGCCATTTAGCGGGCGCCATTCGCAGCGGCGAGTTAGAGCTGGCTGATGCGGTCGTCCTGGACGACAAGGCACTTCAGGAAATTCAATTTGCCTTTGAGCACAGCGAAGATGGCCGTTTAAAACCGGTGTTTGATTTTCTCGACGGCGAATACGACTACGGTATATTGGAGTGTGTTAAAGCCGCCATGCACGTCTAA
- a CDS encoding DUF2058 domain-containing protein, whose amino-acid sequence MPSLQEQLLQAGIVDKKKAKKIKQEKRKETKQQGKGQTVDEGKLAAQRALAEKAERDREMNRLRNVEAEKKAIQAQIIQLIELNRVAKGPGDTPYNFSDAKKIKKIYVSELQHRQLVKGQLAVARLKDQYELVPVQIAEKIRQRDEAAILVLNDQSETEIAEDDPYADYQIPDDLMW is encoded by the coding sequence ATGCCTTCATTACAAGAACAGCTTCTGCAAGCCGGCATCGTCGATAAGAAAAAAGCCAAAAAAATTAAACAAGAGAAGCGCAAGGAAACCAAGCAACAGGGCAAAGGCCAGACCGTCGACGAGGGTAAATTAGCCGCGCAGCGGGCCTTGGCAGAAAAGGCCGAGCGAGATCGAGAAATGAATCGCCTGCGCAACGTAGAGGCCGAAAAGAAAGCCATTCAGGCGCAAATTATTCAGTTGATCGAACTCAACCGGGTTGCCAAAGGTCCGGGCGACACCCCCTATAACTTCAGTGACGCCAAGAAAATCAAAAAAATCTATGTCAGCGAGCTCCAGCACCGCCAACTGGTTAAAGGACAACTGGCTGTGGCCAGGCTGAAAGATCAATACGAGCTGGTACCCGTACAAATCGCCGAAAAAATTCGCCAACGGGATGAAGCCGCAATTCTGGTCCTCAATGACCAGAGCGAGACTGAAATCGCCGAAGATGATCCTTACGCCGATTATCAAATCCCCGATGATTTGATGTGGTAA
- a CDS encoding IS110 family transposase: MKLKTLAIDLAKNTFYLVGFDLDNQPVWRKKQSRRQLEIFIAKQEPHLIVMEACASAHHWARRFSQLGHQVKLLPPQHVKAYLRGQKNDYNDAQAIGEASLHGVTRSVPVKTVEQQDKQAFHRIRRQLMGEQTRIINQLRGLLGEYGIIIDTGIHQANKAIPLILEDAENGLTPKLRELVYRQYQRYLVLREELAWYEQQLEQVAKTDPDVKRLQDVPGFGPVNANVLCSWLGDGTQFSRARDASAALGVVPRQHTTGGHDRLYGITKRGDSYVRSMVVHGARAVVSRAKGKTDALSHWINQLVARRGFNKAAIALTNKMIRIAWVLVTRGERYKPALSM; this comes from the coding sequence ATGAAACTTAAAACACTCGCAATAGATTTGGCAAAAAATACGTTCTACCTTGTGGGCTTTGATCTGGACAATCAGCCCGTGTGGCGCAAGAAGCAAAGCCGCCGACAGCTAGAAATCTTTATTGCCAAACAAGAACCCCACCTTATTGTCATGGAAGCCTGCGCCAGCGCGCATCATTGGGCCCGCCGATTCAGCCAGCTTGGTCATCAGGTCAAACTATTACCGCCTCAGCATGTTAAAGCTTATCTTCGCGGGCAGAAGAATGACTATAACGATGCCCAAGCCATCGGCGAAGCATCTCTTCATGGCGTCACACGAAGCGTGCCAGTCAAAACGGTTGAGCAACAAGACAAGCAGGCCTTTCACCGTATCCGTCGTCAGCTCATGGGTGAACAGACGCGAATCATCAATCAGTTGCGGGGGTTATTGGGCGAGTACGGCATCATCATTGATACCGGTATTCACCAAGCAAACAAAGCGATCCCCCTTATCCTTGAGGATGCTGAGAATGGTCTGACGCCAAAGTTACGTGAGTTAGTATACCGGCAGTACCAGCGCTATCTCGTACTCAGAGAGGAGCTGGCATGGTATGAGCAACAGCTTGAGCAGGTGGCGAAAACCGATCCCGATGTTAAGCGCTTACAAGATGTGCCGGGATTCGGCCCCGTGAACGCTAATGTCCTGTGTAGTTGGCTAGGCGACGGCACTCAATTCAGTCGTGCTAGAGACGCCTCCGCAGCGCTGGGGGTCGTCCCGAGGCAGCATACGACCGGTGGGCATGACCGTTTATATGGCATTACGAAGCGGGGTGATAGTTATGTTCGCAGCATGGTCGTACATGGCGCTCGAGCAGTGGTCAGCCGTGCCAAAGGAAAAACAGATGCTCTGAGCCACTGGATAAATCAACTGGTAGCAAGGAGAGGCTTCAACAAAGCCGCTATTGCGTTGACCAATAAAATGATTCGCATTGCTTGGGTGTTAGTTACCCGAGGCGAGCGCTATAAACCCGCTCTGAGTATGTAA